In Juglans microcarpa x Juglans regia isolate MS1-56 chromosome 7D, Jm3101_v1.0, whole genome shotgun sequence, the following are encoded in one genomic region:
- the LOC121240014 gene encoding sister chromatid cohesion protein DCC1 isoform X2 — protein sequence MEQPQLGCSGAEAILNLPPSSSISIAYHPLFGPHDDLILLELDEKLLPEVLQQRITLRGQPDEDAVLCTRSKTYAVKFVGTSNSVFLIPPSDQSEFCENSLDCIGKDYDQQVVASVIKSAPGNMELVEVAPRLDKLKLLLSVNPYRFGEDIEMEDLEETEKSYTGLYKWDDLVEQVQASDEELRSALKALSAVEIGGYWRIVDDKYMDTILSMLLHDSVLNDWSLDLLNEDEVVSMLESDGFPQKLARHCLHVYGTKVDENVDKRVWRLDERRVCVHFAREILKEGKRKMDTFMAKWMQKIPEGMRASFDMLEGEVLTERLGVETWVRAFSVSSLPFSPAERFSILFRERPKWEWKDLLPYIRDLKVPGLSSEGLLLKFTRRTQPTLDAEPVFSAR from the exons ATGGAACAACCGCAGCTAGGTTGCAGTGGAGCAGAAGCAATTCTAAATCTACCACCCAGCTCTTCAATTTCTATTGCCTATCACCCTTTGTTTGGTCCTCATGATGATCTGATCCTCCTTGAGCTTGATGAGAAACTTCTCCCAGAGGTCCTCCAACAAAG GATAACTTTAAGAGGACAACCTGATGAAGATGCAGTTCTTTGCACTAGGTCAAAAACTTATGCAGTGAAGTTTGTTGGGACTTCCAATTCGGTATTCCTTATACCCCCTTCTGATCAAtcagaattttgtgaaaattctTTGGATTGTATTGGGAAAGATTATGATCAACAAGTCGTTGCGTCTGTCATCAAAAGTGCACCTGGTAACATGGAGCTTGTTGAAGTTGCTCCAAGACTTGACAAGCTTAAGTTGCTTCTCTCTGTGAATCCTTATAGATTTGGGGAGGACATTGAAATGGAGGATTTAGAAGAGACAGAGAAAAGTTATACAGGACTGTATAAATGGGATGATCTCGTTGAACAGGTTCAAGCTAGTGATGAGGAACTGAGGTCTGCATTAAAGGCTCTTTCAGCGGTAGAGATCGGTGGTTATTGGAGAATTGTTGATGATAAGTACATGGACACGATTCTGAGCATGCTCTTACACGATTCAGTACTAAATGATTGGTCACTTGATTTACTTAATGAGGATGAAGTAGTGAGTATGCTGGAATCAGATGGGTTCCCTCAAAAACTTGCACGCCATTGTTTGCACGTTTACGGTACTAAGGTGGATGAGAATGTAGACAAACGTGTGTGGAGGTTGGATGAGAGGCGGGTATGCGTGCATTTTGCAAGAGAAATTCTGAAAGAAGGGAAGAGGAAAATGGATACTTTCATGGCGAAGTGGATGCAGAAGATTCCAGAAGGGATGCGAGCAAGTTTCGACATGTTGGAAGGTGAAGTTTTGACGGAGAGGCTTGGCGTCGAGACATGGGTTCGTGCCTTTAGTGTCTCTTCTCTGCCATTCTCACCTGCTGAGCGTTTCTCCATCCTTTTCAGAGAGCGGCCAAAATGGGAATGGAAGGATTTACTGCCATACATCag GGATCTGAAAGTACCTGGTCTTTCTTCAGAAGGTTTGCTTCTCAAATTCACTAGAAGAACACAACCGACCTTGGATGCAGAACCTGTTTTCAGTGCAAGATAG
- the LOC121240014 gene encoding sister chromatid cohesion protein DCC1 isoform X1, which translates to MFIPYLAREREAEMEQPQLGCSGAEAILNLPPSSSISIAYHPLFGPHDDLILLELDEKLLPEVLQQRITLRGQPDEDAVLCTRSKTYAVKFVGTSNSVFLIPPSDQSEFCENSLDCIGKDYDQQVVASVIKSAPGNMELVEVAPRLDKLKLLLSVNPYRFGEDIEMEDLEETEKSYTGLYKWDDLVEQVQASDEELRSALKALSAVEIGGYWRIVDDKYMDTILSMLLHDSVLNDWSLDLLNEDEVVSMLESDGFPQKLARHCLHVYGTKVDENVDKRVWRLDERRVCVHFAREILKEGKRKMDTFMAKWMQKIPEGMRASFDMLEGEVLTERLGVETWVRAFSVSSLPFSPAERFSILFRERPKWEWKDLLPYIRDLKVPGLSSEGLLLKFTRRTQPTLDAEPVFSAR; encoded by the exons ATGTTCATCCCATATCTT gcgagagaaagagaggcagAGATGGAACAACCGCAGCTAGGTTGCAGTGGAGCAGAAGCAATTCTAAATCTACCACCCAGCTCTTCAATTTCTATTGCCTATCACCCTTTGTTTGGTCCTCATGATGATCTGATCCTCCTTGAGCTTGATGAGAAACTTCTCCCAGAGGTCCTCCAACAAAG GATAACTTTAAGAGGACAACCTGATGAAGATGCAGTTCTTTGCACTAGGTCAAAAACTTATGCAGTGAAGTTTGTTGGGACTTCCAATTCGGTATTCCTTATACCCCCTTCTGATCAAtcagaattttgtgaaaattctTTGGATTGTATTGGGAAAGATTATGATCAACAAGTCGTTGCGTCTGTCATCAAAAGTGCACCTGGTAACATGGAGCTTGTTGAAGTTGCTCCAAGACTTGACAAGCTTAAGTTGCTTCTCTCTGTGAATCCTTATAGATTTGGGGAGGACATTGAAATGGAGGATTTAGAAGAGACAGAGAAAAGTTATACAGGACTGTATAAATGGGATGATCTCGTTGAACAGGTTCAAGCTAGTGATGAGGAACTGAGGTCTGCATTAAAGGCTCTTTCAGCGGTAGAGATCGGTGGTTATTGGAGAATTGTTGATGATAAGTACATGGACACGATTCTGAGCATGCTCTTACACGATTCAGTACTAAATGATTGGTCACTTGATTTACTTAATGAGGATGAAGTAGTGAGTATGCTGGAATCAGATGGGTTCCCTCAAAAACTTGCACGCCATTGTTTGCACGTTTACGGTACTAAGGTGGATGAGAATGTAGACAAACGTGTGTGGAGGTTGGATGAGAGGCGGGTATGCGTGCATTTTGCAAGAGAAATTCTGAAAGAAGGGAAGAGGAAAATGGATACTTTCATGGCGAAGTGGATGCAGAAGATTCCAGAAGGGATGCGAGCAAGTTTCGACATGTTGGAAGGTGAAGTTTTGACGGAGAGGCTTGGCGTCGAGACATGGGTTCGTGCCTTTAGTGTCTCTTCTCTGCCATTCTCACCTGCTGAGCGTTTCTCCATCCTTTTCAGAGAGCGGCCAAAATGGGAATGGAAGGATTTACTGCCATACATCag GGATCTGAAAGTACCTGGTCTTTCTTCAGAAGGTTTGCTTCTCAAATTCACTAGAAGAACACAACCGACCTTGGATGCAGAACCTGTTTTCAGTGCAAGATAG